The Streptomyces luteogriseus genome includes a window with the following:
- the ispG gene encoding flavodoxin-dependent (E)-4-hydroxy-3-methylbut-2-enyl-diphosphate synthase: MTAIELGVPEVPLRPIAERRVSRRIQVGPVAVGGGALVSVQSMTTTRTSDIGATLQQIAELTASGCQIVRVACPTQDDADALATIARKSQIPVIADIHFQPKYVFAAIEAGCAAVRVNPGNIKQFDDRIKEIAQAAKDHGTPIRIGVNAGSLDRRLLQKYGRATPEALVESALWEASLFEEHGFRDIKISVKHNDPVVMIEAYSQLAEQCDYPLHLGVTEAGPAFQGTIKSAVAFGALLSRGIGDTIRVSLSAPPAEEVKVGIQILQSLGLKERRLEIVSCPSCGRAQVDVYKLAEEVTAGLDGMEVPLRVAVMGCVVNGPGEAREADLGVASGNGKGQIFVKGEVIKTVPESKIVETLIEEAMKIAEQMEQDGVGSGEPAVTVS; encoded by the coding sequence ATGACCGCCATTGAGCTGGGCGTCCCCGAGGTGCCGCTCCGGCCGATCGCCGAGCGGCGCGTCTCGCGCCGGATCCAGGTCGGTCCGGTGGCGGTCGGGGGAGGGGCCCTGGTGTCGGTGCAGTCGATGACGACGACCCGTACGTCGGACATCGGCGCCACCCTGCAGCAGATCGCCGAGCTGACCGCGTCCGGCTGCCAGATCGTCCGGGTCGCCTGCCCCACGCAGGACGACGCGGACGCGCTGGCGACCATCGCGCGCAAGTCGCAGATCCCGGTGATCGCGGACATCCACTTCCAGCCGAAGTACGTGTTCGCGGCCATCGAGGCGGGCTGCGCCGCGGTCCGCGTCAACCCGGGCAACATCAAGCAGTTCGACGACCGGATCAAGGAGATCGCCCAGGCGGCGAAGGACCACGGCACGCCGATCCGCATCGGCGTCAACGCCGGGTCGCTGGACCGGCGCCTGCTCCAGAAGTACGGCAGGGCCACCCCGGAGGCGCTCGTGGAGAGCGCGCTGTGGGAGGCCTCCCTGTTCGAGGAGCACGGCTTCCGGGACATCAAGATCTCCGTCAAGCACAACGACCCGGTCGTCATGATCGAGGCGTACAGCCAGCTGGCCGAGCAGTGCGACTACCCGTTGCACCTGGGCGTGACGGAGGCCGGGCCCGCCTTCCAGGGCACGATCAAGTCGGCGGTGGCGTTCGGGGCGCTGCTGTCGCGGGGCATCGGCGACACGATCCGGGTGTCGCTGTCCGCGCCGCCGGCCGAGGAGGTCAAGGTCGGCATCCAGATCCTCCAGTCCCTCGGGCTCAAGGAGCGCCGGCTGGAGATCGTGTCGTGCCCGTCCTGCGGGCGCGCCCAGGTCGACGTCTACAAGCTGGCCGAGGAGGTCACGGCCGGGCTCGACGGCATGGAGGTGCCGCTGCGGGTCGCCGTCATGGGGTGTGTGGTCAACGGGCCCGGCGAGGCACGGGAGGCCGATCTGGGGGTCGCCTCCGGCAACGGCAAGGGGCAGATCTTCGTCAAGGGCGAGGTCATCAAGACCGTCCCCGAGTCCAAGATCGTCGAGACGCTGATCGAAGAGGCGATGAAGATCGCCGAGCAGATGGAGCAGGACGGCGTGGGGTCGGGGGAGCCGGCCGTCACCGTGAGCTGA
- the hpnH gene encoding adenosyl-hopene transferase HpnH translates to MAMPLRQSIKVATYLAEQKIRRRDKFPLIVELEPLFACNLKCEGCGKIQHPAGVLKQRMPVAQAVGAVVESGAPMVSIAGGEPLMHPQIDEIVRQLVAKRKYVFLCTNAMLLRKKMDKFTPSPYFAFAVHIDGLRERHDESVAKEGVFDEAVEAIKEAKRRGFRVTTNSTFFNTDTPQTIIEVLNFLNDDLQVDEMMISPAYAYEKAPDQEHFLGVEQTRELFKKAFSGGNRRRWRLNHSPLFLDFLEGKVDFPCTAWAIPNYSLFGWQRPCYLMSDGYVPTYRELVEDTDWDKYGRGKDPRCANCMAHCGYEPTAVLATMGSLKESLRAMRETVSGNRE, encoded by the coding sequence ATGGCCATGCCGCTCCGACAGTCCATCAAGGTCGCTACGTACTTGGCTGAACAGAAGATCCGCCGACGGGACAAGTTCCCGCTGATCGTCGAGCTGGAGCCGCTGTTCGCCTGCAACCTCAAGTGCGAGGGGTGCGGCAAGATCCAGCATCCGGCCGGGGTGCTCAAGCAGCGGATGCCGGTCGCCCAGGCCGTGGGGGCGGTCGTGGAGTCCGGCGCCCCGATGGTGTCCATCGCCGGCGGCGAGCCCCTGATGCACCCGCAGATCGACGAGATCGTCCGCCAGCTGGTGGCCAAGCGCAAGTACGTCTTCCTCTGCACCAACGCGATGCTGCTGCGCAAGAAGATGGACAAGTTCACGCCGTCGCCCTACTTCGCCTTCGCGGTGCACATCGATGGCCTGCGCGAGCGGCACGACGAGTCGGTCGCCAAGGAGGGCGTGTTCGACGAGGCCGTGGAGGCGATCAAGGAGGCCAAGCGGCGCGGCTTCCGGGTCACCACCAACTCGACCTTCTTCAACACCGACACCCCCCAGACCATCATCGAGGTGCTGAACTTCCTCAACGACGACCTCCAGGTCGACGAGATGATGATCTCGCCCGCCTACGCCTACGAGAAGGCCCCCGACCAGGAGCACTTCCTCGGCGTGGAGCAGACCCGCGAGCTGTTCAAGAAGGCCTTCTCCGGCGGCAACCGGCGGCGCTGGCGGCTCAACCACTCCCCGCTCTTCCTGGACTTCCTGGAGGGCAAGGTCGACTTCCCGTGCACGGCGTGGGCGATCCCGAACTACTCGCTCTTCGGCTGGCAGCGCCCCTGCTACCTGATGAGCGACGGATACGTGCCGACGTACCGGGAGCTGGTCGAGGACACCGACTGGGACAAGTACGGCCGCGGCAAGGACCCGCGCTGCGCCAACTGCATGGCGCACTGCGGCTACGAGCCCACCGCCGTCCTCGCCACCATGGGATCGCTCAAGGAATCTCTGCGCGCCATGCGTGAGACGGTCTCCGGGAACCGGGAGTGA
- a CDS encoding phosphorylase family protein — protein sequence MSAQPAPAPLLIACALGIEQFALRAGGRSGAGGPVTVLRTGMGPAAAERAVTRMLADPALCDAAVLATGFCAGLAPGMHPGDLVVAEETRDPRGTTPCVGTELLVKELARALPGRTVHTGPLTCSDHVVRGSERSALRATGAIAVDMESAVTLLSAVRAGERPVAAVRVVVDAPEHELVRIGTVRGGISAFRVLRSVLPAFFEWHRSLLLPRR from the coding sequence ATGAGCGCACAGCCCGCCCCGGCCCCGCTGCTGATCGCCTGCGCGCTCGGCATCGAGCAGTTCGCCCTGCGCGCGGGCGGCCGGAGCGGGGCCGGCGGGCCGGTCACGGTGCTGCGGACGGGCATGGGTCCGGCCGCCGCCGAGCGGGCCGTCACCCGCATGCTGGCCGACCCGGCCCTGTGTGACGCCGCCGTCCTGGCCACCGGCTTCTGCGCCGGCCTCGCGCCGGGCATGCACCCCGGTGATCTCGTCGTCGCCGAGGAGACCCGCGACCCGCGCGGCACGACCCCCTGCGTGGGGACCGAGCTGCTGGTCAAGGAGCTGGCCCGGGCGCTGCCCGGGCGCACGGTGCACACCGGGCCGCTGACCTGCTCCGACCACGTCGTGCGGGGCTCGGAACGGTCCGCTCTGCGCGCGACCGGCGCGATCGCGGTCGACATGGAGTCCGCCGTCACGCTCCTGAGCGCCGTACGGGCGGGCGAGCGCCCGGTTGCGGCCGTCCGGGTGGTCGTGGACGCTCCTGAACATGAACTCGTCCGGATCGGCACGGTGCGCGGTGGAATATCAGCTTTCCGTGTTCTTCGTTCCGTACTTCCCGCTTTCTTCGAATGGCACCGTTCCTTGCTGCTCCCCAGGAGGTGA
- the shc gene encoding squalene--hopene cyclase yields MTATTDGSTGALPPRAAAASDTDTHTPGAAGVPEAAAHAARRATDFLLSLQDAEGWWKGDLETNVTMDAEDLLLRQFLGIRDEKTTQAAALFIRGEQGEDGTWATFYGGPSELSATIEAYVALRLAGDAPDAPHMAKASAWIRAQGGIAAARVFTRIWLALFGWWKWEDLPELPPELVFFPKWVPLNIYDFGCWARQTIVPLTIVSAKRPVRPAPFPLDELHTDPDLPNPPKPLARPFSWDGAFQRMDKGLHALRKVAPRRLRRAAMNSAARWIIERQENDGCWGGIQPPAVYSIIALHLLGYDLEHPVMREGLASLDRFAVWREDGARMIEACQSPVWDTCLAAIALADAGLPADHPQLVKAADWMLGEEIVRPGDWSVKRPGLPPGGWAFEFHNDNYPDIDDTAEVILALRRIAHPDPERLDRAAARGMRWTLGMQSKNGAWAAFDVDNTSPFPNRLPFCDFGEVIDPPSADVTAHVVEMLAVEGLAHDPRTRRGIEWLLAEQEPDGSWFGRWGVNYIYGTGSVVPALTAAGIPAAHPAIRRAVAWLESVQNDDGGWGEDLRSYQHVREWSGRGASTASQTAWALMALLAAGERDSKAVERGIEWLAATQRADGSWDEPYFTGTGFPWDFSINYHLYRQVFPLTALGRYLHGEPFTDMPRGTGSAEERRVAGKTEQLRGSGTGSPLTEAKGSR; encoded by the coding sequence ATGACAGCGACGACCGACGGAAGCACCGGGGCCCTGCCACCCCGCGCCGCCGCGGCCAGCGACACCGACACGCACACCCCCGGGGCGGCCGGGGTACCGGAAGCCGCCGCACACGCCGCCCGGCGTGCCACCGACTTCCTGCTCTCCCTCCAGGACGCCGAGGGCTGGTGGAAGGGCGACCTCGAGACCAACGTCACGATGGACGCCGAGGATCTGCTGCTCCGTCAGTTCCTCGGTATCCGCGACGAGAAGACCACACAGGCAGCCGCCCTCTTCATCCGCGGTGAGCAGGGCGAGGACGGCACCTGGGCCACGTTCTACGGCGGACCGAGCGAACTGTCCGCCACGATCGAGGCGTACGTGGCCCTCCGCCTGGCCGGTGACGCCCCCGACGCCCCGCACATGGCCAAGGCCTCCGCATGGATCCGCGCGCAGGGCGGCATCGCCGCCGCCCGGGTCTTCACCCGGATCTGGCTGGCCCTGTTCGGCTGGTGGAAGTGGGAGGACCTGCCCGAACTCCCGCCGGAGCTCGTCTTCTTCCCGAAGTGGGTGCCGCTCAACATCTACGACTTCGGCTGCTGGGCGCGGCAGACCATCGTCCCGCTGACGATCGTCTCCGCGAAGCGGCCGGTACGCCCCGCGCCCTTCCCGCTCGACGAGCTGCACACCGACCCGGACCTTCCCAACCCGCCGAAGCCTCTGGCTCGGCCGTTCAGTTGGGACGGCGCGTTCCAGCGGATGGACAAGGGCCTGCACGCCCTGCGGAAGGTCGCCCCGCGCAGACTGCGCAGAGCGGCCATGAACAGCGCCGCCCGCTGGATCATCGAGCGGCAGGAGAACGACGGCTGCTGGGGCGGCATCCAGCCCCCCGCCGTGTACTCGATCATCGCCCTGCACCTGCTCGGCTACGACCTCGAACACCCCGTGATGCGTGAGGGGCTGGCGTCCCTGGACCGGTTCGCCGTGTGGCGCGAGGACGGGGCCCGGATGATCGAGGCCTGCCAGTCGCCGGTGTGGGACACCTGCCTGGCCGCTATCGCCCTCGCCGACGCCGGACTGCCCGCCGATCACCCGCAGTTGGTGAAGGCGGCCGACTGGATGCTGGGCGAGGAGATCGTCCGGCCCGGCGACTGGTCCGTGAAGCGGCCCGGACTGCCGCCCGGGGGCTGGGCGTTCGAGTTCCACAACGACAACTACCCCGACATCGACGACACCGCCGAGGTGATCCTCGCGCTGCGCCGGATCGCCCACCCCGACCCGGAGCGGCTCGACCGGGCCGCCGCGCGCGGCATGCGCTGGACGCTCGGCATGCAGTCGAAAAACGGCGCCTGGGCCGCCTTCGACGTGGACAACACCAGCCCCTTCCCCAACCGGCTGCCGTTCTGCGACTTCGGCGAGGTCATCGACCCGCCCTCCGCCGACGTCACCGCGCACGTCGTCGAGATGCTCGCCGTGGAGGGACTCGCCCACGACCCGCGCACCCGCCGCGGCATCGAGTGGCTGCTGGCCGAGCAGGAGCCGGACGGCTCGTGGTTCGGGCGCTGGGGCGTCAACTACATCTACGGCACCGGGTCCGTCGTGCCCGCCCTGACCGCCGCCGGCATCCCCGCCGCGCACCCGGCGATCCGGCGGGCCGTGGCCTGGCTGGAGTCGGTCCAGAACGACGACGGCGGCTGGGGCGAGGACCTGCGCTCCTACCAGCACGTCAGGGAATGGAGCGGCCGCGGCGCCTCGACCGCCTCGCAGACGGCGTGGGCGCTGATGGCCCTGCTCGCGGCGGGGGAGCGGGACTCCAAGGCCGTCGAACGCGGCATCGAGTGGCTCGCCGCGACCCAGCGGGCGGACGGCTCCTGGGACGAGCCGTACTTCACGGGGACGGGCTTCCCGTGGGACTTCTCGATCAACTACCACCTCTACCGGCAGGTGTTCCCGCTCACCGCGCTCGGCCGCTACCTGCACGGCGAACCCTTCACCGACATGCCGCGGGGAACCGGGAGCGCCGAGGAGCGCCGGGTGGCCGGGAAAACCGAGCAGCTCCGGGGGAGCGGGACCGGCAGTCCGCTCACCGAGGCCAAGGGGAGCAGATGA
- a CDS encoding polyprenyl synthetase family protein: MPTVPPASKTAEAVDVTALLERGRTLATPVLRAAVDRLAPPMDTVAAYHFGWIDAQGRPAEGDGGKAVRPALAVLSAEVMSAVPETGIPGAVAVELVHNFSLLHDDLMDGDEQRRHRDTVWKVHGPAQAILVGDALFALANEVLLELGTVEAGRATRRLTTATRALIDGQAQDISYEHRDRVSVEECLEMEGNKTGALLACASSIGAVLGGADDRTADTLEKYGYHLGLAFQAVDDLLGIWGDPVSTGKQTWSDLRQRKKSLPVVAALAAGGPASERLGEILAADAKSSDVENFSEEEFAARAALIEEAGGREWTADEARRQHTIAIEALDAVDMPERVRAQFTALADFVVVRKR, translated from the coding sequence GTGCCCACTGTGCCCCCGGCCTCGAAGACTGCCGAGGCGGTGGACGTGACCGCGCTGCTGGAGCGCGGCCGGACCCTGGCCACACCGGTACTGCGGGCGGCCGTCGACCGCCTGGCACCTCCCATGGACACTGTTGCCGCCTACCACTTCGGCTGGATCGACGCCCAGGGCAGGCCCGCGGAGGGTGACGGCGGCAAGGCTGTGCGCCCCGCCCTCGCGGTGCTGTCCGCCGAGGTCATGTCGGCTGTCCCCGAGACCGGCATCCCCGGCGCCGTCGCCGTGGAGCTCGTCCACAACTTCTCCCTCCTCCACGACGACCTCATGGACGGCGACGAGCAGCGCCGTCACCGCGACACGGTCTGGAAGGTGCACGGACCCGCCCAGGCCATCCTGGTCGGCGACGCCCTGTTCGCCCTCGCCAACGAGGTGCTCCTCGAACTCGGCACCGTCGAGGCGGGCCGCGCCACCCGCCGCCTGACCACCGCCACCCGCGCCCTGATCGACGGCCAGGCCCAGGACATCTCCTACGAACACCGCGACCGCGTCAGCGTCGAGGAATGCCTGGAGATGGAGGGCAACAAGACCGGCGCCCTGCTCGCCTGCGCCAGCTCCATCGGTGCGGTCCTCGGCGGCGCCGACGACCGCACCGCCGACACCCTCGAGAAGTACGGCTACCACCTGGGCCTCGCCTTCCAGGCCGTCGACGACCTGCTCGGCATCTGGGGCGACCCGGTCTCCACCGGCAAGCAGACCTGGAGCGACCTGCGCCAGCGCAAGAAGTCCCTGCCGGTCGTGGCCGCCCTCGCGGCGGGCGGCCCGGCCTCCGAGCGGCTCGGCGAGATCCTTGCCGCCGATGCCAAGAGCAGCGACGTCGAGAACTTCTCCGAGGAGGAGTTCGCGGCCCGCGCCGCCCTCATCGAGGAGGCCGGCGGTCGCGAATGGACCGCCGACGAGGCACGCCGCCAGCACACCATCGCCATCGAAGCCCTCGACGCCGTCGACATGCCCGAACGGGTGCGGGCACAGTTCACGGCCCTCGCGGACTTCGTCGTCGTACGAAAGAGATGA
- the hpnE gene encoding hydroxysqualene dehydroxylase HpnE: MSHGTRPGGPTAPSRHVVVVGGGLAGVTTALALADAGVRVTLLEGRPRLGGLAFSFRRGDLTVDNGQHVYLRCCTAYRWFLDRIEGAALAPLQDRLDVPVLDLARPEGRRLGRLRRDALPVPLHLGRSLASYPHLSLADRARVGRAALALKGLDLADPALDTQDFGSWLAAHGQSARAVEALWDLVGIATLNAVASDASLALAAMVFKTGLLSDPGAADIGWARVPLGDLHDGLARKALDSAGVRTEVRTRVTSVSAAAAGQWTVQVPGETLEADAVVLAVPQREAHDLLPAGALDAPERLLEIGTAPILNVHVVYDRTVLGRPFFAALGSPVQWVFDRTDASGLREGQYLALSQSVAQDEIDEPVAVLRERYLPELERLLPLTRGAAVRDFFVTRERTATFAPAPGVGRLRPGARTKASGLYLAGAWTATGWPATMESAVRSGVSAADAVLGALGRPRPHALFDFEEAA; this comes from the coding sequence ATGAGCCACGGCACACGGCCCGGGGGGCCGACGGCACCGTCGCGGCACGTCGTCGTGGTCGGCGGCGGGCTCGCCGGTGTCACCACCGCGCTCGCGCTCGCCGACGCCGGGGTGCGCGTCACCCTGCTGGAGGGCAGGCCGCGCCTGGGTGGTCTGGCCTTCTCCTTCCGGCGCGGCGACCTCACCGTCGACAACGGCCAGCACGTCTACCTGCGCTGCTGCACCGCCTACCGCTGGTTCCTCGACCGCATCGAGGGCGCGGCGCTGGCCCCGCTGCAGGACCGGCTCGACGTACCCGTCCTGGACCTCGCCCGGCCCGAGGGGCGGCGCCTCGGCCGGCTGCGCAGGGACGCCCTGCCCGTCCCGCTGCACCTGGGGCGCAGCCTCGCCTCCTACCCGCACCTGTCGCTCGCCGACCGCGCCAGAGTGGGCCGGGCCGCGCTCGCGCTCAAGGGACTCGACCTCGCCGACCCGGCGCTGGACACCCAGGACTTCGGAAGCTGGCTGGCCGCGCACGGCCAGTCGGCACGCGCCGTCGAGGCCCTGTGGGACCTGGTCGGGATCGCCACCCTCAACGCGGTCGCCTCCGACGCCTCCCTGGCACTCGCCGCGATGGTCTTCAAGACCGGTCTGCTGTCCGACCCGGGCGCGGCGGACATCGGCTGGGCGCGGGTCCCGCTGGGCGACCTGCACGACGGGCTGGCCCGCAAGGCCCTCGACTCCGCGGGCGTCCGCACCGAGGTCCGCACCCGCGTCACCTCCGTTTCAGCGGCCGCGGCCGGACAGTGGACCGTCCAGGTCCCCGGCGAGACGCTGGAGGCCGACGCGGTGGTCCTCGCCGTACCGCAGCGCGAGGCGCACGACCTGCTGCCGGCGGGCGCCCTCGACGCGCCCGAGCGGCTCCTGGAGATCGGCACCGCGCCGATCCTCAACGTCCATGTGGTGTACGACCGCACGGTCCTGGGCCGGCCGTTCTTCGCCGCCCTGGGCAGCCCCGTGCAGTGGGTCTTCGACCGGACCGACGCGTCCGGGCTGCGCGAGGGCCAGTACCTCGCTCTGTCGCAGTCGGTCGCCCAGGACGAGATCGACGAGCCCGTGGCCGTGCTGCGCGAACGGTACCTGCCCGAGCTGGAACGGCTGCTGCCGCTGACCCGCGGCGCCGCGGTGAGGGACTTCTTCGTCACCCGGGAGCGCACCGCGACGTTCGCTCCCGCCCCCGGCGTCGGGCGCCTCAGGCCCGGCGCCCGCACCAAGGCATCCGGCCTCTACCTGGCCGGAGCGTGGACCGCCACCGGGTGGCCCGCGACCATGGAGAGTGCGGTCCGCAGTGGTGTGAGCGCGGCGGACGCCGTGCTGGGCGCCCTGGGCCGGCCCCGTCCGCACGCCCTCTTCGACTTCGAGGAGGCGGCATGA
- a CDS encoding DUF6380 family protein, whose translation MNSAESAVGGAAREAGRGCDAPLGRAVGDNRRATLRRGAASLTETAGRAPFERHAPAMGEGAR comes from the coding sequence GTGAACAGCGCAGAGTCAGCCGTCGGTGGTGCGGCCCGGGAGGCCGGGCGCGGGTGCGACGCGCCTCTCGGCCGAGCCGTCGGAGACAACCGGCGGGCAACCCTCCGGCGCGGGGCCGCGTCCCTGACGGAGACGGCCGGTCGTGCACCGTTCGAGCGGCACGCTCCGGCCATGGGGGAGGGCGCGCGATGA
- the hpnD gene encoding presqualene diphosphate synthase HpnD, whose amino-acid sequence MIRTVESEPHASPPVLAAYSYCEAVTGRQARNFAYGIRLLPTPQRRAMSALYAFSRRVDDIGDGALAHDVKTARLEETRTLLTRIREDEVDEDDTDPVAVALAHAAGHFPIPLGGLDELIDGVLMDVRGETYETWDDLKVYCRCVAGAIGRLSLGVFGTEPGARGADRAPEYADTLGLALQLTNILRDVREDAVDGRTYLPADDLAKFGCSTGFSGPRPPEGSDFAGLVHFEVRRARALFAEGYRLLPMLDRRSGACVAAMAGIYRRLLDRIERDPEAVLRGRVSLPGREKAYVAVRGLSGLDARHVTRRTVRRRA is encoded by the coding sequence GTGATCCGGACCGTGGAGTCGGAACCACACGCGTCCCCACCGGTACTCGCCGCCTACAGCTACTGCGAGGCCGTCACCGGACGGCAGGCCCGCAACTTCGCCTACGGCATCCGGCTGCTGCCGACGCCCCAGCGCCGCGCGATGTCGGCGCTGTACGCGTTCTCGCGGCGGGTCGACGACATCGGGGACGGCGCGCTCGCCCACGACGTCAAGACGGCCCGGCTGGAGGAGACCCGGACGCTGCTCACCCGGATCCGCGAGGACGAGGTCGACGAGGACGACACCGACCCGGTCGCCGTCGCCCTCGCGCACGCGGCCGGGCACTTCCCGATCCCGCTCGGCGGTCTGGACGAGCTCATCGACGGCGTCCTCATGGACGTCCGCGGGGAGACCTACGAGACCTGGGACGACCTGAAGGTCTACTGCCGTTGCGTGGCGGGCGCCATCGGGCGTCTCTCGCTCGGCGTGTTCGGCACGGAACCGGGGGCGCGCGGCGCGGACCGCGCCCCGGAGTACGCCGACACGCTCGGGCTCGCGCTCCAGCTCACCAACATCCTCAGAGACGTCCGCGAGGACGCCGTGGACGGGCGGACCTATCTCCCCGCCGACGATCTCGCCAAGTTCGGCTGCTCGACCGGCTTCAGCGGGCCGCGGCCGCCGGAGGGCTCCGACTTCGCGGGCCTCGTGCACTTCGAAGTGCGACGGGCCCGCGCTCTGTTCGCCGAGGGCTACCGCCTGCTCCCCATGCTCGACCGGCGCAGCGGCGCCTGTGTCGCCGCCATGGCCGGCATCTACCGACGCCTCCTCGACCGTATCGAGCGCGACCCGGAGGCCGTGCTGCGCGGCCGGGTCTCCCTGCCCGGACGGGAGAAGGCCTACGTCGCCGTGCGCGGCCTGTCCGGTCTCGACGCCCGGCACGTGACCCGGCGGACCGTCAGGAGGCGTGCGTGA
- the hpnC gene encoding squalene synthase HpnC, giving the protein MTGTGTARALDPERGTLDKAAGENFPVAPFFLPRAWRTDLMAVYGFARLVDDIGDGDLAPGGADARLLGVSPREAEDRLVLLDAFEADLRRVFDATPRHPLLRRLQPTVRRRSLTPEPFLGLIAANRQDQLVSRYETYDDLLAYCELSANPVGRLVLAVTGTSTPERIRRSDMICTALQIVEHLQDVAEDLGRDRVYLPATDMKRFHVQEADLATKSAGASVRALIAYEAQRARDLLNEGAPLVGSVHGRLKLLLAGFVAGGRAAVHAIAAAEYDVLPGPPKPGKLRLLREVGVTLRGEG; this is encoded by the coding sequence GTGACGGGAACCGGCACGGCGCGCGCCCTCGATCCGGAGCGCGGCACGCTCGACAAGGCCGCCGGCGAGAACTTCCCGGTGGCCCCCTTCTTCCTGCCCCGGGCCTGGCGCACCGACCTCATGGCCGTCTACGGCTTCGCCCGTCTGGTCGACGACATCGGCGACGGCGATCTGGCCCCCGGCGGCGCCGACGCCCGCCTGCTCGGTGTGTCCCCGCGGGAGGCGGAGGACCGGCTGGTCCTGCTGGACGCCTTCGAGGCCGACCTGCGCCGCGTCTTCGACGCGACCCCCCGCCACCCCCTGCTGCGCCGCCTCCAGCCGACCGTGCGCCGTCGCTCGCTGACCCCCGAGCCGTTCCTCGGCCTCATCGCCGCCAACCGCCAGGACCAGCTGGTCAGCCGCTACGAGACCTACGACGACCTGCTCGCCTACTGCGAGCTCTCCGCCAACCCCGTCGGCCGCCTCGTCCTCGCCGTCACCGGAACCTCGACGCCCGAGCGGATCCGCCGTTCCGACATGATCTGCACGGCCCTCCAGATCGTCGAGCACCTCCAGGACGTCGCCGAGGACCTCGGCCGCGACCGCGTCTACCTGCCCGCGACCGACATGAAACGCTTCCACGTCCAGGAAGCTGATCTCGCCACGAAATCCGCCGGTGCGTCGGTCCGTGCGCTGATTGCGTACGAAGCGCAAAGGGCCCGGGACCTCCTGAATGAAGGCGCCCCCCTGGTGGGTAGCGTCCACGGCAGGCTGAAACTGCTGCTCGCGGGGTTCGTGGCGGGGGGAAGGGCGGCGGTCCACGCGATCGCCGCCGCCGAATACGACGTACTTCCCGGCCCGCCCAAGCCCGGCAAGCTCCGGCTGCTGCGTGAGGTGGGCGTGACTCTGCGAGGAGAGGGGTGA
- a CDS encoding ABC transporter ATP-binding protein: MAEQQQDARIPTVVADDLHIVYRVNGAKTGKGSATAALSRIIKRGEERGVRKVHAVRGVSFVAYRGEAIGLIGSNGSGKSTLLRAIAGLLPAEQGKVYTDGQPSLLGVNAALMNDLTGERNVILGGLAMGMSREEIKERYQEIVDFSGINEKGDFITLPMRTYSSGMAARLRFSIAAAKDHDVLMIDEALATGDRKFQKRSEDRIRELRKEAGTVFLVSHNNKSIRDTCDRVLWLERGELRMDGPTDEVLKEYEKFTGK, encoded by the coding sequence GTGGCTGAGCAGCAGCAGGACGCACGCATCCCCACCGTCGTCGCGGACGACCTCCACATCGTCTACCGCGTCAACGGCGCCAAGACCGGCAAGGGCAGCGCAACCGCCGCCCTCAGCCGCATCATCAAGCGCGGTGAGGAGCGCGGCGTGCGCAAGGTGCACGCCGTGCGCGGCGTCTCCTTCGTGGCGTACCGCGGTGAGGCCATCGGCCTGATCGGCTCCAACGGCTCCGGCAAGTCGACCCTGCTGCGCGCCATCGCCGGCCTGTTGCCCGCCGAGCAGGGCAAGGTCTACACCGACGGCCAGCCGTCGCTGCTCGGTGTCAACGCGGCCCTGATGAACGATCTCACCGGCGAACGGAACGTCATATTGGGCGGGCTCGCCATGGGCATGTCCCGCGAGGAGATCAAGGAGCGCTACCAGGAGATCGTCGACTTCTCCGGCATCAACGAGAAGGGCGACTTCATCACCCTGCCCATGCGCACGTATTCCTCCGGCATGGCGGCCCGGCTCCGCTTCTCCATCGCCGCGGCCAAGGACCACGACGTCCTGATGATCGACGAGGCGCTGGCGACGGGCGACCGCAAGTTCCAGAAGCGCTCCGAGGACCGCATCCGGGAGCTGCGCAAGGAAGCCGGCACGGTGTTCCTGGTCAGCCACAACAACAAGTCCATCCGCGACACCTGCGACCGCGTCCTGTGGCTGGAGCGCGGCGAGCTGCGCATGGACGGCCCCACCGACGAGGTGCTCAAGGAGTACGAGAAGTTCACGGGCAAGTAG